In the Phaeobacter gallaeciensis genome, one interval contains:
- a CDS encoding DUF982 domain-containing protein: protein MTIFLPSEGRTRKISTIEQAHFWLQKAWPVSDRNRDVALEQIDAAMDCLAPVGAARAAFLLAVDTAGFQADVPAAA, encoded by the coding sequence ATGACCATTTTCCTGCCGTCCGAAGGGCGAACGCGGAAAATCTCCACAATCGAACAAGCCCATTTTTGGCTGCAGAAAGCATGGCCTGTTTCTGACAGAAACAGAGACGTCGCACTCGAGCAGATCGATGCGGCCATGGACTGTCTTGCTCCTGTCGGAGCTGCGCGCGCCGCATTCCTTCTGGCAGTGGACACCGCTGGATTTCAGGCGGATGTTCCTGCGGCTGCTTAG
- a CDS encoding NYN domain-containing protein, giving the protein MLSTSKPPLLAVLIDADNISAKHAEIMFEEIASLGEASIRRIYGDFSGSGAQGWTKEKLASLAIVPHQQFSNTTGKNASDIALVIDAMDILHSGRFDGFVLISSDSDFTRLASRIREQGLDVFGMGMRKTPTAFVKACKRFIYVENLISEPTKTAPKSTAPKEDSQDGAPTHLEDPSKLVKRAMDAINQDDEWIPLGQIGQYLSTAAPDFDTRSYGKRKLSELIATLKTLETKRGEGNQIMVRRLD; this is encoded by the coding sequence ATGCTGAGCACATCCAAGCCACCGCTCCTGGCCGTCCTTATTGACGCAGACAACATATCTGCCAAACACGCCGAGATCATGTTTGAGGAGATCGCATCCCTGGGAGAGGCGAGCATTCGCCGTATTTACGGCGATTTCTCGGGGTCCGGCGCTCAAGGCTGGACCAAGGAAAAGCTTGCCTCGTTGGCAATCGTGCCGCATCAGCAGTTTTCCAATACCACAGGCAAGAATGCCTCTGATATCGCGCTGGTCATCGATGCCATGGATATTCTTCATTCCGGTCGCTTCGACGGGTTTGTTCTGATCTCCTCGGACAGCGATTTCACGCGGCTGGCCAGCCGCATACGCGAGCAGGGATTGGATGTTTTCGGCATGGGGATGCGCAAGACCCCAACTGCGTTCGTGAAGGCCTGCAAACGGTTCATTTATGTTGAAAACCTCATCTCAGAGCCAACAAAGACAGCACCTAAGTCAACGGCCCCAAAAGAGGACAGCCAGGACGGTGCTCCGACGCATCTGGAAGATCCAAGCAAGCTTGTGAAGCGGGCAATGGATGCGATCAATCAGGACGATGAGTGGATTCCGCTTGGGCAGATCGGGCAATATCTCTCCACTGCTGCTCCTGATTTTGACACGCGCAGCTATGGAAAGCGAAAGCTCAGCGAGCTGATCGCCACATTGAAAACGCTCGAGACCAAACGCGGCGAAGGCAATCAGATTATGGTGCGTCGTCTCGACTAG
- a CDS encoding FkbM family methyltransferase — MHLIRSFFEKALNKKGLNLIHDNDVPFGVDWTLDIAALRETERTRFVALDVGANTGQTLQALANRFHNRQIFCFEPVKNTFAALQTKAAGYEGVEVFHTAMSDKVGTIEMLAEGTSGLNRVLEADVPGGSQQRIETVHATTVDQFLAERQLSRIGLLKIDVEGYEMNVLRGAQRAIASRSIDFILCECEFQDRPGEPHGDFFEIFSHLTQQGLRLVSVYTGGVDQNGWRFGDVLFRLEQSENGAFMNAPRSILAKR; from the coding sequence ATGCACCTTATCCGTTCGTTCTTCGAGAAGGCTTTGAACAAAAAAGGCCTGAATCTGATTCACGACAACGATGTCCCGTTCGGTGTAGATTGGACGCTAGACATCGCGGCTTTAAGGGAGACTGAAAGGACGCGATTTGTCGCCCTTGATGTAGGGGCTAATACTGGTCAGACACTTCAAGCCTTAGCCAACCGGTTTCACAACAGACAGATATTTTGCTTCGAGCCCGTAAAGAATACCTTTGCCGCATTGCAGACCAAAGCGGCAGGTTATGAGGGCGTCGAGGTCTTTCACACGGCAATGAGTGATAAGGTCGGCACTATTGAAATGCTGGCCGAGGGAACAAGCGGGCTGAACAGGGTCTTGGAGGCGGATGTACCTGGCGGCTCCCAACAGCGTATCGAAACGGTGCATGCCACCACCGTAGATCAGTTCTTGGCGGAGCGGCAGTTGTCCAGGATCGGTTTGCTAAAGATTGACGTAGAGGGTTATGAGATGAACGTTCTGCGCGGCGCGCAGCGTGCTATTGCCAGCCGCAGCATTGATTTCATCCTGTGTGAATGCGAATTTCAGGACCGACCCGGCGAACCGCACGGTGACTTCTTTGAAATTTTTTCTCACCTTACCCAGCAAGGCTTGCGATTGGTCTCAGTATACACGGGCGGAGTGGATCAAAATGGCTGGCGCTTCGGCGACGTTCTATTCAGGCTTGAACAATCTGAAAATGGAGCATTCATGAATGCTCCGCGCAGCATTTTGGCCAAACGCTGA
- a CDS encoding putative bifunctional diguanylate cyclase/phosphodiesterase, which translates to MSTNQEVRSDALSRLIAEHVRDSIILMDAVGRVVWVNPAFTELNGYALEDAMGKKPSELLCGSATTLESSKALAKVTSERSVIQVDVVTYKQSGQTYVAETKRIPIVDHDGELIHLVDIQRDVSEERTLKQDSIDFKAYQRALDLQAIVSVTDARGKITFVNPKFTEISGYSAEELIGKTHRIVNSGYHDRSLFVEMWRTIRRGETWHGEVCNRNKAGDIYWVDTTVVPVQGPDGKILRYVSTRYDITDRKRSELELERLALTDGLTGLANRTRLLSMLKELLATEDGCGLIALIDLDHFKALNDSKGHFIGDLLLKETASRMKEFVGKYGTVARLGGDEFGAIIHCDAVARAPKAFIDTMHKKLSEPTSLEGAPYVPSFSLGVAQYPQDGASAEMLLTNADIALYDAKRNGRGAWRFFDSSAQKRIDHRERLEAIVVDALANEGFTIALQPICSVTKQEHVGFEVLARLFHDGIFVPPDQFIPVAEEQGHIPAIGRLVLEKSFAFFGEMKNHGLHPGRLAVNVSPAQFREPGFAEEVQDLLFRYCIAPTDLVLEITETALIGRSKELVEKTLCRLRAMGISISLDDFGTGFSSLSHLRDFSVDEIKVDKSFVQDLEASAGDRALIKGLVELAHCLDLSVVAEGVETLAQFEYVRDLGVDFAQGFFHARPLSPREAEEFLSQSQTSSMLQIG; encoded by the coding sequence ATGTCAACAAATCAAGAGGTTAGGTCAGATGCGCTATCACGGCTCATCGCCGAGCACGTGCGTGACAGTATTATCCTGATGGATGCCGTAGGTCGGGTTGTTTGGGTTAACCCAGCCTTTACCGAACTCAATGGTTACGCCTTGGAAGATGCGATGGGTAAAAAACCTTCGGAGTTGCTGTGCGGCTCCGCGACCACGCTGGAGAGCAGTAAGGCTCTTGCCAAGGTTACCTCGGAACGGAGTGTCATCCAGGTTGACGTTGTCACCTATAAACAGAGTGGGCAGACCTACGTAGCTGAAACCAAACGCATTCCAATTGTTGATCACGATGGAGAGCTGATTCATCTTGTTGATATTCAGCGAGATGTTAGCGAAGAGCGAACGCTCAAACAGGATAGCATTGACTTCAAAGCCTATCAGCGTGCGCTAGATCTGCAGGCGATTGTTTCGGTTACGGATGCACGGGGAAAAATTACCTTCGTAAATCCCAAATTTACTGAAATCAGCGGCTACAGCGCGGAAGAACTCATCGGTAAGACCCACCGTATCGTGAACTCCGGGTACCATGACAGATCACTCTTTGTGGAAATGTGGCGGACAATCCGAAGAGGAGAAACCTGGCATGGTGAGGTGTGTAACCGTAACAAGGCAGGAGATATCTATTGGGTCGACACCACCGTTGTACCAGTTCAAGGCCCAGACGGTAAAATTCTACGCTATGTGTCGACCCGGTATGACATAACCGACCGGAAACGGTCAGAACTTGAGCTTGAGCGCCTCGCCCTTACTGACGGCTTGACCGGACTAGCCAACCGCACCCGGTTATTGTCCATGCTGAAGGAACTGCTCGCTACAGAGGACGGTTGCGGCCTGATTGCACTGATCGACCTTGATCACTTCAAGGCGCTCAATGACAGCAAAGGTCATTTCATCGGCGATCTGCTTCTAAAAGAGACAGCCTCGCGCATGAAAGAATTCGTCGGCAAGTATGGGACTGTCGCACGGCTAGGCGGTGACGAGTTCGGCGCAATAATACATTGCGATGCCGTAGCACGCGCGCCGAAAGCCTTTATTGATACCATGCATAAGAAGCTGAGCGAACCTACATCGCTTGAAGGGGCTCCATATGTCCCTTCGTTTTCACTAGGGGTAGCTCAGTACCCGCAGGACGGGGCGTCCGCGGAAATGCTTTTGACCAATGCCGACATCGCGCTTTACGACGCGAAGCGAAACGGACGCGGTGCGTGGCGGTTTTTCGACTCTTCGGCACAAAAGCGCATTGATCATAGAGAGCGCCTTGAGGCCATTGTGGTGGATGCATTGGCGAACGAGGGCTTCACTATTGCATTGCAGCCGATCTGTAGTGTCACGAAACAGGAACATGTGGGTTTTGAGGTGCTGGCCAGATTGTTCCATGATGGGATATTCGTGCCGCCGGATCAGTTCATTCCGGTCGCCGAGGAACAGGGTCACATCCCTGCAATCGGTAGGCTGGTTCTTGAGAAGTCATTTGCCTTCTTTGGCGAAATGAAAAATCATGGCCTGCACCCCGGAAGGCTGGCTGTCAACGTATCACCTGCGCAGTTCCGCGAACCGGGATTCGCTGAAGAAGTTCAGGACCTGTTGTTTCGGTATTGCATTGCTCCGACGGACCTTGTTCTGGAGATCACAGAGACTGCACTAATCGGACGCTCCAAAGAACTCGTGGAGAAAACTCTGTGCCGATTGCGCGCAATGGGCATCAGCATATCTCTGGATGATTTTGGAACGGGGTTTTCGTCTCTTTCTCATTTGCGCGACTTTTCCGTTGATGAAATTAAGGTCGACAAAAGCTTCGTTCAGGATTTGGAAGCTTCGGCCGGAGACCGCGCACTTATCAAGGGCTTGGTAGAACTTGCGCATTGCCTGGATCTAAGCGTAGTGGCTGAAGGCGTGGAGACGCTGGCGCAATTCGAGTATGTCCGCGACCTTGGCGTCGATTTTGCACAGGGTTTCTTCCACGCTCGGCCACTCTCACCTCGCGAGGCGGAAGAGTTCTTATCCCAGTCACAAACCTCCAGCATGCTTCAGATCGGGTAA
- a CDS encoding cold-shock protein, translated as MANGTVKWFNSQKGFGFIAPEHGSKDIFVHISALERSGIQHLDDGQAVTFDVEAGRDGRESASNLALA; from the coding sequence ATGGCCAATGGCACCGTGAAATGGTTCAACTCTCAAAAAGGTTTTGGTTTTATCGCGCCCGAGCACGGATCGAAAGACATCTTTGTCCATATTTCCGCTCTGGAACGCTCTGGCATCCAGCACTTGGACGATGGTCAAGCCGTGACCTTTGATGTCGAGGCCGGTCGCGACGGACGCGAGTCCGCCAGCAATCTTGCACTCGCCTAA
- a CDS encoding amidohydrolase: MSRNVSKLKAAAESGTGWSCNWGINWTSMGRRDFMKTSAAGVGLAAVMGRGARAQSQSVTVFTNGNVLTVDDDFSEVEAIALRGNRILAVGTDGEVRAVAGADAKIVDLEGKTVLPGFIDAHAHVISGSVVDSIMDYVGMARFTTAAEVLDHIAKRAAETPAGEWLVFRNFDPAVQEGPDALTFAELDPISTEHPIFVLNASGHLAYANSKAFEVSGIPNDIENPSGGEFVRDAEGNLNGFMKNNVAFLQVASHYPGMMEADPVEGLIGLLAKWGAVGLTTVSELSLGALAQSPADAQVMAAAAQSGRLKARIRAYPFYTLGTEAWDEAGIHQGDGDAMARIAGFKLVADGSNQGFTGLQREPYLNSEDRGLAYMEPDELTAMALERAGKGWHLAIHGNGDAAIDNVLDTCQALVDAGVDISRVRPRIEHCSILHDDQIERMQQLGVSASFLIGHVHYWGVAMRDEVFGEEKAQLLDRCRSVEEAGVGFTLHSDFMVTDPNPLHMIEMAVTRRTWKEPDYILAPQETISVESAIRALTSEAAWQLFSDHEVGSLEPGKLADMVILEKDPRDVPPDAIKNISVLETWMDGRRVYSS, translated from the coding sequence GTGAGCCGAAACGTCAGCAAGCTGAAAGCCGCGGCTGAGAGTGGCACAGGCTGGTCCTGCAACTGGGGTATCAACTGGACCAGCATGGGGCGCCGGGATTTCATGAAGACGAGTGCCGCCGGTGTAGGGTTGGCAGCCGTTATGGGAAGGGGCGCCAGAGCGCAGTCGCAGTCAGTCACCGTCTTTACCAACGGCAATGTGCTTACCGTCGATGATGATTTCTCCGAGGTCGAAGCGATTGCTCTTCGCGGCAACCGTATTCTGGCAGTGGGAACCGACGGTGAGGTTCGCGCAGTGGCTGGCGCGGATGCCAAGATCGTCGACCTTGAAGGTAAGACTGTCTTGCCCGGCTTCATCGATGCTCACGCCCATGTCATTTCCGGTTCCGTGGTGGACTCCATCATGGACTATGTCGGCATGGCCCGCTTCACGACCGCCGCCGAAGTGCTGGACCACATCGCAAAGCGCGCAGCGGAAACGCCTGCGGGTGAATGGCTGGTTTTCCGCAACTTCGACCCTGCGGTTCAGGAAGGACCGGATGCGCTGACCTTTGCCGAGCTGGATCCAATCTCAACCGAGCACCCGATTTTCGTTTTAAACGCCTCGGGGCACCTGGCCTATGCCAACTCCAAGGCCTTCGAAGTCTCTGGGATCCCCAATGACATCGAAAATCCTTCGGGCGGAGAGTTTGTCCGCGATGCTGAGGGTAACCTGAACGGCTTCATGAAGAACAACGTGGCGTTCCTGCAGGTTGCCTCGCACTACCCGGGCATGATGGAGGCCGATCCTGTGGAAGGCCTGATTGGGCTGCTGGCAAAATGGGGCGCGGTCGGCCTCACGACGGTCTCGGAGCTCAGCCTTGGCGCGCTAGCGCAGTCGCCTGCGGACGCGCAGGTGATGGCTGCAGCGGCGCAATCCGGGCGCCTTAAGGCGCGTATCCGCGCCTATCCTTTCTATACCTTGGGAACCGAAGCCTGGGACGAGGCGGGTATCCATCAGGGGGACGGGGATGCCATGGCCCGCATCGCGGGCTTCAAACTGGTGGCAGATGGCTCGAACCAGGGGTTCACCGGACTGCAGCGCGAACCATACCTGAACAGCGAAGACCGGGGCCTTGCCTATATGGAACCTGATGAATTGACCGCAATGGCGCTTGAGCGGGCCGGGAAGGGCTGGCACCTTGCGATCCACGGCAATGGCGATGCGGCGATCGATAATGTGCTGGACACCTGTCAGGCGCTTGTTGATGCTGGTGTCGACATCTCCCGGGTCCGTCCGCGGATCGAGCATTGCTCGATACTTCACGACGACCAGATCGAACGGATGCAGCAGCTCGGTGTGTCGGCGAGCTTTCTGATCGGTCACGTTCACTACTGGGGCGTCGCGATGCGTGACGAGGTATTTGGGGAGGAAAAGGCGCAGTTGCTAGACCGATGCCGAAGCGTCGAAGAAGCCGGGGTTGGTTTCACTCTGCATTCGGATTTCATGGTGACCGACCCGAACCCGCTGCACATGATTGAGATGGCCGTCACCCGGCGCACCTGGAAAGAGCCGGATTACATTCTGGCGCCGCAGGAGACGATATCGGTTGAATCTGCGATCCGGGCGCTCACCTCCGAGGCCGCATGGCAACTATTTTCCGATCACGAGGTCGGCAGTCTTGAACCGGGCAAGCTTGCCGACATGGTCATCCTCGAAAAGGATCCGCGCGATGTACCTCCCGACGCTATCAAAAACATCAGCGTTCTCGAAACCTGGATGGATGGTAGAAGGGTCTACTCGTCCTGA
- a CDS encoding alpha/beta hydrolase has protein sequence MTKRILSLIFGPISVPCLLLGLLFFAASLTPSLIPRGPELQGVLGGLVTALGYLVGQIAALMWNAGDLPRLSRGPANVLIWIVSGAIVVMFLWVLASSLTWQNDLRQKMGMEPADALHLAWISIIAAATLVCAFVLGRLVASLFRLIRARFYRVMPPRRANVFSLIAVVLILFVVTRDGILDRTIAVLDESYEAAQALFDDAPPPPTDLRKTGSTASLINWTAIGKPGRDFIMSGPDAEDISAFTGRPARDPIRVYVGRANAATPRERAELALAELRRLGAFEREVLIVASPTGTGWMDPGSHDPVEYMHNGDIATVAVQYSYLQSPLALILETSTGLEQATALQEVVHRYWKTLPEGARPRLYMHGLSLGAWSSMHATNLFRLLDDPIDGAFWAGPPFPSNFWNYVQKHRNPGSSWVLPQIGDGSLVRYASRTSDASGSPSAWGPMRIVFLQYSSDPVVFYDPASLWRRPQWMRDPPADDMSKHFFFMPIVTQFQLALDLALSFGSPPGHGHAYYAQDYIGPWVQVTEPKGWTSDDTQRLKAHCDNGFQRGCSN, from the coding sequence ATGACTAAGAGAATCCTTTCACTAATCTTCGGCCCGATTTCAGTTCCTTGCCTTCTGCTTGGCCTGTTGTTCTTCGCGGCCTCTCTGACGCCGTCCCTGATTCCACGTGGCCCTGAGTTGCAGGGCGTGCTTGGCGGGTTGGTCACGGCGCTCGGATATCTGGTCGGCCAGATCGCTGCACTCATGTGGAACGCCGGTGACCTGCCGCGCTTGTCGCGCGGTCCGGCGAATGTGCTGATCTGGATCGTATCCGGGGCGATTGTTGTGATGTTCCTGTGGGTTTTGGCTTCCAGCCTGACTTGGCAGAACGATCTCCGCCAGAAAATGGGGATGGAGCCAGCCGACGCTTTGCACCTCGCGTGGATCTCGATCATTGCGGCCGCGACACTCGTCTGCGCCTTTGTGCTCGGGCGGCTCGTCGCATCGCTGTTTCGGCTGATCCGGGCGCGCTTCTATCGGGTGATGCCGCCACGAAGGGCGAATGTGTTCAGTCTGATCGCAGTCGTACTGATCCTCTTCGTGGTCACACGAGATGGCATTCTGGACCGGACCATCGCAGTCCTTGATGAAAGCTATGAAGCGGCGCAGGCTCTGTTCGATGACGCCCCGCCACCGCCGACTGATCTGCGGAAAACCGGAAGTACGGCCTCCTTGATCAACTGGACGGCAATCGGAAAGCCGGGCCGGGATTTCATTATGTCGGGGCCTGATGCGGAAGACATATCGGCATTCACAGGACGGCCAGCGCGCGATCCGATCCGGGTGTATGTCGGCCGTGCCAATGCGGCCACGCCCCGCGAACGTGCGGAATTGGCACTGGCTGAACTGCGCCGTCTGGGCGCCTTCGAGCGTGAGGTTCTGATCGTGGCGAGCCCCACCGGAACCGGTTGGATGGACCCTGGGTCGCATGATCCGGTCGAATACATGCACAACGGTGACATCGCCACGGTTGCCGTACAGTATTCGTATCTGCAGTCGCCACTGGCGCTGATCCTTGAGACCAGCACCGGTCTCGAGCAAGCTACTGCGCTTCAGGAGGTTGTTCACCGGTACTGGAAAACACTTCCAGAGGGCGCCCGTCCGCGGCTCTACATGCATGGCCTCAGCCTCGGTGCCTGGTCCTCAATGCATGCAACCAATCTTTTTCGGCTTCTGGACGACCCGATTGATGGGGCTTTCTGGGCAGGTCCGCCGTTTCCCTCGAATTTTTGGAACTACGTCCAGAAACATCGCAATCCGGGCAGTTCCTGGGTTTTACCGCAGATCGGAGATGGTTCGCTGGTGCGCTACGCTTCACGCACCAGCGATGCGTCCGGGTCACCTTCCGCCTGGGGCCCTATGCGCATTGTCTTTCTGCAGTATTCCAGTGATCCGGTCGTCTTCTACGATCCGGCGTCTCTTTGGCGTCGACCTCAATGGATGCGTGACCCGCCCGCGGATGATATGTCCAAGCACTTTTTCTTTATGCCTATAGTGACCCAGTTTCAGTTGGCTTTGGATCTGGCGCTGTCCTTCGGCTCGCCGCCCGGGCACGGCCATGCCTACTATGCACAGGACTATATCGGCCCGTGGGTGCAGGTTACAGAACCCAAGGGCTGGACAAGCGACGATACCCAACGTCTGAAAGCGCATTGTGACAACGGATTTCAGAGAGGCTGTTCGAACTGA
- a CDS encoding RNA 2'-phosphotransferase, with amino-acid sequence MSRQSKLLSRILRHEPDLVGLTLGRGGWIQVDDLLRALKKAGHRITRDALHQIVAENDKQRFTLSGDGRRIRAAQGHSIPVELELTPSEPPTVLFHGTASANLDAIFASGLIPGRRQHVHLSPDQDTALKVGTRHGRPVVLRVNTAAMHADGLIIWRTDNGVWLTPSVPSKYLGF; translated from the coding sequence ATGTCGAGACAGAGCAAGCTTTTATCACGCATCCTCCGGCATGAACCTGACCTGGTCGGGCTGACACTTGGCAGGGGCGGCTGGATCCAGGTGGATGACCTGCTGCGCGCCTTGAAAAAGGCAGGACATCGGATCACGCGCGACGCTCTTCACCAGATCGTCGCGGAGAATGACAAGCAGCGCTTCACGCTGTCCGGCGACGGGCGTCGCATCCGGGCGGCGCAAGGTCACAGTATTCCTGTCGAACTGGAATTGACGCCCTCCGAGCCCCCGACCGTACTGTTCCACGGTACCGCAAGCGCTAACCTTGATGCGATCTTTGCATCTGGCCTCATCCCTGGCCGCCGACAGCACGTCCACCTGTCACCCGATCAGGACACTGCGTTGAAGGTCGGCACGCGCCACGGCCGCCCGGTCGTCCTGCGGGTCAACACTGCGGCCATGCACGCAGATGGCCTCATCATCTGGAGAACGGATAACGGCGTTTGGCTTACCCCATCCGTTCCATCCAAATACTTGGGCTTCTGA
- a CDS encoding ABC transporter transmembrane domain-containing protein produces MLQLYSAIWRVSGPRQIVLILLSLSIAALAAAPLKFQQDIVNLLTEGSFDTSELFILGGGMMGVVLLSLGLKWLMGYRSQILGEDVIRLLRSRLLDGAVSEQGINGRVRTGALSTAISAEAEELGKFTGSAISEPVMQLGTLISVIGFIASTQPVLGVVALSMLVPQIGIVVFSQSKVNMLLAKRVKILRRAADQLTETELRAVVTSVKEDFDRIYETRRTMFHWKLSTKFILSAINGAGTVFVFMLGGALVLEGRTDVGTIVAATLGLSRLQAPTAFLIAFYRQVSANRVKYELLRTLPLGQTAAST; encoded by the coding sequence ATGCTTCAGCTTTATTCCGCGATCTGGCGCGTAAGCGGTCCGCGCCAAATTGTACTGATCCTGCTTTCTCTGTCCATAGCCGCACTCGCGGCCGCGCCGCTCAAGTTTCAGCAGGACATCGTGAACCTTCTGACCGAAGGCTCTTTTGACACGTCGGAGCTCTTCATTCTCGGGGGCGGCATGATGGGCGTGGTCCTGCTCAGCCTTGGCCTGAAGTGGCTTATGGGATACCGATCTCAGATCCTTGGGGAGGACGTCATTCGTCTACTTCGCAGCAGACTGCTGGATGGGGCCGTCAGTGAACAAGGAATAAACGGTCGTGTTCGCACCGGCGCACTGTCGACCGCGATTTCGGCCGAAGCCGAAGAGCTTGGCAAGTTCACCGGGTCCGCCATCTCGGAACCGGTGATGCAGTTGGGGACCTTGATCAGCGTGATCGGCTTCATCGCATCAACGCAACCCGTGCTGGGTGTCGTAGCGCTTTCGATGCTGGTTCCGCAGATCGGGATCGTGGTCTTCTCTCAGAGCAAGGTGAACATGTTGCTAGCCAAGCGGGTGAAGATCCTGCGGCGCGCGGCTGACCAGCTGACAGAGACTGAGCTGCGCGCTGTCGTGACTTCGGTGAAGGAAGACTTCGACCGTATCTATGAAACCAGACGCACCATGTTTCACTGGAAGCTGTCGACGAAGTTCATTCTGAGCGCCATCAACGGTGCGGGCACGGTCTTTGTCTTCATGCTGGGCGGAGCGCTTGTTCTTGAGGGTCGAACGGATGTCGGCACGATCGTGGCCGCGACCCTAGGATTGAGTCGGCTGCAAGCGCCGACGGCATTTCTGATCGCCTTTTATCGCCAGGTCAGCGCTAATCGCGTGAAGTACGAACTGCTTCGTACGCTGCCTTTAGGACAGACTGCAGCAAGCACATGA
- a CDS encoding transporter: MRIDIFRTEQARHADGSFHPGWKRMSLTGLFAAITALIIPGSVLSQDTDDLAKQLANPVADLISVPLQFNYDRYGGHTDRYLLNIQPVIPFDLGDDLNLITRTIIPVVSLDGPGINQNGVGDIVQSFFLSPKVPTAGGWIWGAGPVFLYPTGGDGVSADTFAAGPTAVALRQRGPWTYGGLANHLRSLDDNPGTKINSTFLNPFLSYTTPTGTSYALQTEATYDWEVKEWSVPIGVVVTQVFTIGSQPVSIGGGVRYWAASPGNGPEGWGARFNFTFLFPK, translated from the coding sequence ATGAGGATCGATATCTTCCGTACTGAGCAGGCGCGACATGCCGATGGCAGCTTTCACCCCGGATGGAAAAGGATGTCATTGACCGGACTCTTCGCCGCAATAACAGCGTTGATAATCCCCGGCAGTGTCCTTTCGCAGGACACAGATGACCTCGCCAAGCAACTTGCCAATCCGGTCGCAGATCTGATCAGCGTACCGCTTCAGTTCAATTACGATCGCTATGGCGGCCATACTGATCGGTATCTCCTGAACATCCAACCGGTCATCCCCTTTGATCTTGGGGATGACTTGAACCTGATAACGCGCACGATAATACCTGTCGTCTCTCTGGATGGGCCTGGCATCAACCAGAATGGCGTCGGCGACATTGTCCAGAGCTTCTTCTTGTCACCGAAGGTACCCACGGCGGGGGGCTGGATCTGGGGGGCCGGTCCGGTGTTCCTCTACCCCACTGGTGGGGACGGGGTGTCTGCCGACACCTTTGCTGCAGGCCCAACAGCCGTGGCTCTCCGCCAGCGGGGTCCCTGGACCTACGGCGGCCTTGCCAACCACCTCAGGTCGCTTGACGACAATCCAGGGACTAAGATCAACTCAACGTTTCTAAACCCATTCCTCTCTTACACGACGCCTACAGGGACCAGCTACGCTCTGCAGACCGAGGCAACTTACGACTGGGAGGTCAAAGAATGGTCAGTTCCAATCGGTGTTGTCGTGACACAGGTCTTCACGATTGGCTCGCAGCCCGTGTCCATAGGGGGCGGGGTCAGGTACTGGGCCGCATCACCCGGGAACGGCCCAGAAGGCTGGGGCGCCAGGTTCAACTTCACCTTCCTTTTTCCAAAGTAA